One Hermetia illucens chromosome 4, iHerIll2.2.curated.20191125, whole genome shotgun sequence DNA segment encodes these proteins:
- the LOC119655352 gene encoding histone H1-like, which produces MAEGSAPVAAPAAASPKKGKKAAGGPKKPKSKPTHPPTSSMVNAAIKALKERGGSSLPAIKKYLAANYKVDVTKLAPFIKKYLKSAVTSGKLVQTKGSGASGSFKLPAKEKTEKAAKPKKAAAKKPKAAAKPKKTGEKKAAKPKKPAAAKKAASGAAKAAKKSGTVKSKAPKEKKAKAPKVAKKAPKPKKAAGATKKAAPKKAPAKK; this is translated from the coding sequence ATGGCAGAAGGATCAGCACCAGTCGCCGCCCCAGCCGCAGCCAGCccgaagaaaggaaagaaagcAGCAGGTGGACCGAAGAAGCCGAAGTCAAAACCGACTCATCCCCCAACTTCTTCAATGGTGAACGCCGCTATCAAGGCTCTGAAGGAACGTGGAGGCTCATCGCTGCCTGCCATCAAGAAATACTTGGCTGCCAACTACAAAGTTGATGTCACCAAATTGGCTCCTTTCATCAAGAAGTATCTGAAGAGCGCGGTTACCTCTGGAAAATTGGTTCAAACTAAGGGAAGTGGTGCCTCCGGTTCATTCAAGCTCCCAGCTAAGGAGAAGACGGAAAAGGCGGCTAAACCAAAGAAGGCAGCAGCAAAGAAACCTAAAGCTGCCGCTAAACCAAAGAAGACGGGTGAGAAGAAAGCAGCTAAACCAAAGAAGCCTGCCGCAGCTAAGAAAGCAGCATCTGGTGCCGCTAAAGCAGCAAAGAAATCTGGAACTGTAAAATCCAAggcaccaaaagagaagaaagcGAAAGCCCCAAAAGTAGCTAAAAAGGCACCAAAACCCAAGAAGGCAGCAGGAGCGACAAAGAAAGCGGCTCCCAAAAAGGCACCAGCGAAGAAGTAA
- the LOC119655294 gene encoding histone H1-like yields MAEGSAPVAAPAAASPKKGKKAAGAPKKPKSKPTHPPTSSMVNAAIKSLKERGGSSLPAIKKYLAANYKVDVVKLAPFIKKYLKSAVTSGKLVQTKGSGASGSFKLPAKEKTEKAAKPKKAAAKKPKAAAKPKKAGEKKTAKPKKPAAAKKAASGAAKAAKKSGTVKAKAPKEKKAKAPKVAKKAPKPKKAGGATKKAAPKKAAAKK; encoded by the coding sequence ATGGCAGAAGGATCAGCACCAGTCGCCGCCCCAGCCGCAGCCAGCccgaagaaaggaaagaaagcAGCAGGTGCACCGAAGAAGCCGAAGTCCAAACCAACTCATCCCCCAACTTCTTCGATGGTAAACGCCGCTATCAAATCTCTGAAGGAACGTGGAGGCTCATCGCTGCCTGCTATCAAGAAATACTTGGCCGCCAACTACAAAGTGGATGTTGTCAAATTGGCTCCTTTCATCAAGAAGTACCTGAAGAGCGCTGTTACCTCTGGAAAATTGGTGCAAACTAAAGGAAGTGGTGCCTCCGGTTCATTCAAGCTCCCAGCGAAGGAGAAGACGGAAAAGGCGGCTAAACCGAAGAAGGCAGCAGCAAAGAAACCTAAAGCCGCCGCTAAACCAAAGAAGGCGGGTGAGAagaaaacagctaaaccgaagAAGCCAGCCGCAGCTAAGAAAGCAGCATCTGGTGCCGCTAAAGCAGCCAAGAAATCTGGAACTGTAAAGGCCAAGGCACCAAAGGAGAAAAAAGCGAAAGCCCCAAAAGTAGCTAAAAAGGCACCAAAGCCTAAGAAGGCAGGAGgagcaacaaagaaagcggcTCCCAAAAAGGCAGCAGCCAAGAAGTAA